From one Humulus lupulus chromosome 8, drHumLupu1.1, whole genome shotgun sequence genomic stretch:
- the LOC133798195 gene encoding protein RETICULATA-RELATED 6, chloroplastic, giving the protein MKPQPHTHCGFDVGLGRPFYNINSRNFREFVPGALLSGRVSGVKLRQLTIRPILCCRSQPENEDFSSESFRSEAYSRRHVLLAPSLALGAWFLQSAMASGENALPNSQTPQPQLQTNVTDVAPKAVEETERKKEEEEEAEEEDIINSRIYDATAMGEPMAVGKDKRKVWEKLMNSRIVYLGEAEQVPIRDDKELELQIVKGLRKRCVEIERPLSLALEAFPSTMQDQLNQYMDKSIDGETLKSYTTHWPPERWQEYEPLLSYCRDNGVRLVACGTPLKVLRTVQAEGIIGLSKADRKKYTPPAGSGFISGFTSISRGSLVDLNYPNQSIPFGPSSYLSVQARVVDDYTMSQNILQAMVDGGTTGLIVVVTGASHVAYGSRGTGMPARISKRMPKKNQVVVLLDPERQQIRREGEVPIADFLWYSAARPCDRNCFDRAEIARVMNAAGRNRDALPQDLQKGLDLGLVSPEVLQNFFDLEKNPLISELTHRFQGFRERLLADPKFLNRLAIEESISITTTLLAQYERRKGNFFEELDYVITDTVRGIVVDFFTVWLPAPTLSFFSPAKEINGLDSMDVITDLLGSIPDNAFQKSPVGKYWNINHRLASVVFGGLKLASVGFISSIGAVAFSNVLYGVRRVLNPEVVNIQQNKRSPILKTAVIYSSFLGISANLRYQFIAGIVEHRISDEFPSQTIFVNLLSFIVRTINSYWGTQQWIDLARYTGLQSRAKKLPSLQNSDSPSHVALEGNNTEDTNIDEIENQDGDNPII; this is encoded by the exons ATGAAGCCACAACCCCACACTCACTGTGGCTTCGACGTTGGTCTTGGTAGACCATTCTACAATATAAACTCTAGGAATTTCAGGGAATTCGTCCCGGGAGCTCTATTATCCGGTCGAGTTTCCGGCGTGAAACTGCGCCAACTGACCATCCGTCCGATTTTATGTTGCCGTAGCCAACCTGAAAATGAAGATTTTTCCAGTGAATCTTTCCGAAGTGAGGCGTACTCGAGACGACATGTGCTACTCGCTCCGTCTCTGGCGCTCGGAGCGTGGTTTCTGCAATCGGCGATGGCGAGTGGAGAGAACGCACTGCCGAATTCGCAAACGCCGCAGCCACAGCTGCAGACGAATGTAACGGACGTGGCTCCGAAAGCTGTGGAGGAGACGGAGAGGAagaaggaagaggaagaggaggcggAGGAGGAGGATATTATAAATTCAAGGATTTACGATGCGACGGCGATGGGAGAGCCGATGGCGGTGGGGAAGGACAAGAGGAAGGTGTGGGAGAAGCTGATGAACTCTCGGATTGTGTATTTAGGGGAAGCAGAACAGGTTCCGATTCGAGATGATAAGGAATTGGAGCTTCAAATCGTAAAAGGTTTGAGAAAAAGGTGTGTGGAAATTGAACGCCCTTTATCTTTGGCTCTGGAAGCTTTTCCTTCTACCATGCAGGACCAGCTCAATCAGTATATGGACAAAAG CATAGATGGAGAAACCTTGAAGTCTTACACAACACATTGGCCACCTGAGCGCTGGCAGGAGTATGAGCCTCTTCTAAGTTACTGTCGTGATAATGGAGTTCGACTTGTTGCTTGTGGTACTCCGCTCAAG GTTTTGCGGACTGTACAAGCAGAAGGTATAATTGGACTTTCAAAGGCTGATCGCAAAAAGTACACTCCTCCAGCTGGTTCAGGCTTCATCTCAGGCTTTACTTCTATCTCACGTGGATCACTAGTTGATTTGAATTATCCAAATCAATCTATTCCTTTCGGTCCAAGCTCCTATCTATCTGTACAAGCTAGAGTGGTGGATGATTATACCATGTCCCAAAATATCTTGCAAGCCATGGTGGATGGAGGAACCACAGGTCTTATAGTAGTCGTGACAGGGGCGAGCCATGTTGCATATGGGTCCAGAGGTACTGGGATGCCTGCAAGAATTTCAAAAAGGATGCCAAAGAAAAACCAAGTGGTTGTGTTACTTGATCCTGAAAGACAGCAAATCAGAAGAGAGGGAGAAGTTCCAATTGCTGATTTTTTGTGGTATTCTGCTGCCAGACCTTGCGACAGGAACTGCTTTGACCGTGCTGAAATTGCTCGAGTTATGAATGCTGCTGGCAGGAATCGAGATGCCCTTCCTCAG GACCTTCAAAAAGGGCTGGATCTTGGTTTGGTATCTCCAGAGGTATTACAAAATTTCTTTGATTTGGAGAAGAACCCTCTTATTTCAGAACTCACTCATCGCTTCCAG GGTTTCAGGGAAAGATTGCTGGCAGATCCTAAATTTTTGAACAGATTAGCAATAGAAGAGTCTATCTCTATAACTACAACACTTTTAGCACAATATGAGAGGCGGAAAGGAAATTTTTTTGAAGAGTTGGATTACGTTATTACAGATACTGTGAGGGGAATAGTTGTCGATTTTTTTACAGTATGGCTTCCTGCGCCAACTCTATCATTCTTTTCACCTGCTAAGGAAATAAATGGCCTTGATAGCATGGATGTTATAACAGATCTCCTTGGATCCATTCCTGATAATGCATTTCAAAAGAGTCCTGTGGGAAAGTACTGGAATATCAATCATAGACTTGCATCAGTTGTTTTTGGTGGCTTAAAGCTTGCTAGTGTTGGATTTATTTCCAGTATCGGGGCTGTTGCCTTCTCAAATGTTCTGTATGGAGTTCGTAGAGTCCTTAATCCAGAAGTTGtcaacatacaacaaaataaAAGATCTCCAATACTAAAAACAGCAGTTATTTACTCGAGCTTTCTTGGAATATCAGCAAATCTTCGCTATCAG TTTATAGCTGGAATTGTGGAGCACCGAATTTCTGATGAATTTCCGTCTCAAACTATATTTGTAAATTTGCTATCATTTATTGTTCGGACGATCAACTCCTACTGGGGAACTCAG CAATGGATTGATCTGGCACGTTATACGGGACTGCAGTCTCGAGCGAAAAAATTACCCTCTTTACAAAATTCTGATTCTCCTAGTCACGTCGCATTGGAAGGGAATAACACAGAAGACACCAATATAGATGAAATAGAAAATCAGGACGGTGACAATCCCATTATATAG